One window of Thioflexithrix psekupsensis genomic DNA carries:
- the aroC gene encoding chorismate synthase translates to MSGNTIGKLFTLTSFGESHGVAIGGIVDGCPPGLPLCEADLQADLDRRRPGQSRHTTQRREPDQVKILSGVFEGHTTGCPIALSIENEDQRSKDYGNIKDLFRPAHADYTYQQKYGFRDYRGGGRASARETAIRVAAGGIAKKYLHQHYGVMIRGYLSQLGPIKTVNENFDWNVVNQNPFFCPDINLIPTLEEYMDNLRKEGNSIGAKITVIASGMLPGWGEPIFDRLDADIAHALMGINAVKGVEIGDGFACVEQKGTVHRDEMTPAGFLSNHAGGILGGISSGQDVIAHLALKPTSSLRLPGRTIDVHGNSAEVVTTGRHDPCVGIRATPIAEAMLALVLMDHALRHRGQNAGVRCDTPIIPASPVSLDD, encoded by the coding sequence ATGTCTGGTAATACTATAGGAAAATTATTTACCCTGACTTCATTTGGTGAAAGTCATGGTGTGGCGATTGGTGGCATTGTGGATGGTTGTCCGCCGGGTTTGCCCTTGTGTGAAGCGGATTTACAAGCCGATTTAGACCGACGACGACCCGGCCAATCGCGTCACACCACACAACGCCGCGAACCGGATCAGGTTAAAATTTTATCGGGTGTTTTTGAAGGACACACCACCGGCTGTCCTATTGCGTTATCGATCGAAAATGAAGATCAACGCTCTAAAGATTATGGGAATATTAAAGATTTATTTCGTCCTGCCCATGCCGATTACACCTATCAACAAAAATATGGTTTTCGAGATTATCGCGGTGGTGGCCGGGCTTCGGCACGAGAAACGGCCATTCGCGTCGCGGCCGGTGGCATTGCTAAAAAATATTTACACCAACATTACGGCGTGATGATTCGCGGTTATTTATCGCAATTAGGGCCAATTAAAACGGTCAATGAAAATTTTGATTGGAATGTGGTGAATCAAAATCCTTTTTTCTGTCCTGATATTAATTTAATTCCAACATTAGAAGAATATATGGATAATTTGCGTAAAGAAGGCAATTCGATTGGGGCAAAAATCACCGTAATAGCCAGTGGCATGTTGCCCGGTTGGGGAGAGCCTATTTTTGACCGTTTAGATGCGGATATTGCGCACGCTTTAATGGGAATTAATGCGGTTAAAGGCGTGGAAATTGGGGATGGTTTTGCTTGCGTAGAACAAAAAGGCACGGTACACCGCGATGAGATGACACCTGCGGGTTTTCTCAGCAATCATGCGGGCGGTATTTTGGGCGGCATTTCCTCTGGACAAGACGTGATCGCGCATTTAGCCTTAAAACCCACGTCAAGTTTACGCTTACCGGGGCGCACAATTGATGTACACGGCAATTCGGCCGAGGTGGTGACAACGGGACGGCATGATCCCTGTGTAGGCATTCGTGCCACACCCATTGCTGAAGCCATGTTGGCTTTGGTGTTAATGGATCATGCGTTGCGCCATCGCGGTCAAAATGCGGGTGTGCGCTGCGACACGCCGATTATTCCCGCTTCGCCCGTTTCTCTTGACGATTAA